Proteins found in one Triticum urartu cultivar G1812 chromosome 4, Tu2.1, whole genome shotgun sequence genomic segment:
- the LOC125551199 gene encoding probable nucleolar protein 5-2 — translation MLVLFETPAGFALFKVLNEGKLDKVEDLWKEFTTSDRARKVVELKAFNKFENTSDALSAATLIIDSKPTKGLRKFLQKHCDGETLAVADSKLGNAIKEKLKIDCVHNSAVMELMRGLRNQLSELISGLGTQDLGPMSLGLSHSLSRYKLKFSPEKVDTMIIQAIGLLDDLDKELNTYAMRVREWYGWHFPELTKIVTDNIQYAKVVKLMGNRTHAVNLDFSEILTDDEVEAQLKEAAVISMGTEVNDLDLSNIRELCDQVLALSEYRAQLYDYLKSRMNTIAPNLTSLVGELVGARLISHGGSLVNLAKQPGSTIQILGAEKALFRALKTKHATPKYGLIYHASLIGQAAPKHKGKISRSLASKAALAIRYDALGDGEDNSLGLESRLKLETRLRVLEGKELGRSVGSTKGKPKIEVYEKDRKNGAGLITPAKTYNPSADLVLAQSTEETPKKLDVASKKRKHDDAETAPSTEPAGEAIQEDGGQEGRKKKKKKSKDVEESPTVDAKSDKKKKKKSKETEEPGVATAEGEKKKKKSEAQDEVVAMETESGKKDKRKKKKQADGCAVPQRRREAKPSHFA, via the exons ATGTTGGTGCTGTTCGAGACGCCCGCTGGGTTCGCCCTTTTCAAGGTTCTGAACGAGGGCAAGCTCGACAAGGTCGAG GATCTATGGAAGGAGTTCACGACGTCGGACAGGGCGAGAAAG GTGGTTGAGCTGAAAGCTTTCAACAAGTTTGAGAACACATCTGATGCCCTTTCTGCTGCAACCCTGATTATTGATAGCAAGCCTACCAAGGGTTTGCGCAAGTTCTTGCAGAAGCATTGCGACGGTGAAACTTTAGCTGTTGCTGATTCTAAACTTGGAAATGCTATAAAAGAGAAGCTG AAAATTGACTGCGTTCACAACAGTGCTGTGATGGAGCTGATGAGAGGGCTGAGAAATCAGCTTAGTGAGCTTATATCTGGGTTGGGCACACAGGACCTTGGTCCAATGAGCCTGGGATTGTCCCACAGCTTGTCTAGATATAAGCTAAAGTTCAGTCCTGAAAAG GTTGATACCATGATCATTCAGGCCATTGGCTTATTGGATGATCTTGACAAGGAGCTTAACACATATGCAATGAGGGTTCGCGAATGGTATGGTTGGCACTTCCCAGAGCTCACTAAGATAGTGACAGATAATATACAGTATGCAAAAGTTGTGAAGTTGATGGGCAATAGGACTCATGCGGTCAACCTTGATTTCTCGGAG ATACTGACAGATGACGAGGTAGAAGCACAGTTAAAGGAGGCTGCAGTAATATCCATGGGAACAGAAGTTAATGATCTTGATTTATCAAACATTAGGGAACTTTGTGATCAAGTCTTGGCTCTTTCTGAGTATAGAGCTCAGCTGTATGATTATCTGAAAAGTAGGATGAACACAATTGCACCAAATTTGACTTCACTTGTGGGCGAACTTGTTGGTGCTAGACTTATTTCACATGGTGGCAGCCTTGTAAATTTGGCCAAGCAGCCTGGTAGCACCATTCAGATACTTGGTGCAGAGAAG GCTTTATTCAGAGCTCTGAAGACAAAACATGCTACACCTAAGTATGGCCTCATCTACCATGCATCCTTAATTGGTCAGGCAGCTCCAAAGCACAAGGGAAAGATTTCTCGTTCTCTAGCTTCAAAAGCCGCTCTTGCCATCCGATATGATGCCCTTGGTGATGGTGAAGATAACTCCCTTGGTCTTGAGAGTCGACTGAAG CTTGAAACACGGCTTCGGGTTCTCGAGGGTAAAGAACTAGGGAGATCTGTTGGTTCCACGAAGGGAAAGCCCAAGATAGAAGTATACGAAAAAGACAGGAAGAACGGTGCTGGGTTAATTACTCCTGCTAAG ACGTACAATCCTTCGGCTGATCTGGTTCTTGCACAATCCACCGAAGAAACTCCAAAGAAGCTTGATGTGGCTTCAAAGAAGAGGAAACATGATGATGCGGAGACTGCACCATCAACTGAGCCTGCTGgggaagcaattcaagaggatgGTGGCCAGGAGGgccggaagaaaaagaaaaaaaagtcCAAGGATGTTGAGGAGTCTCCTACAGTTGATGCCAAGAGtgacaagaaaaagaaaaagaaatccAAGGAGACAGAGGAGCCTGGCGTGGCCACTGCTGAAGGtgagaagaagaaaaagaaaagtgaaGCACAAGATGAGGTTGTTGCCATGGAAACCGAGTCTGGTAAAAAGGATAAGAGGAAAAAGAAAAAGCAGGCTGATGGATGCGCTGTTCCCCAGAGGAGAAGGGAAGCAAAGCCGAGTCATTTTGCGTAG